TGGCGGATTTCGACGGCACGCTTTGCGTGATCTCGCATGATCGTTTTTTTCTCGACGCGATCATCGACCGGGTCTGGGAAGTGGACGGCGGCGGCGTGAAGGAATACTCGGGAAACTATTCCGAGTTTGAAGCGGCCAAGGCCATTGAAGCGGAACGCGCAATGGCCCTGAAGACGGATAAAGACAATCAAAACGCATCGCCGGGCGGCGATAAAGAGCGCAAGCGGCGAGAGGCCGAAGCGAGAAACCAGAGGTACCGAACGCTCAAACCTCTCGAGAGTCAGTTGAGCAAGACTGAAACCGAACTCGAACGGGTGATGGACGCCAAAAGCGAAATGGAGCAGGAACTCGCCGGTCCCGATGTGTATGAAGATTCGCAAAAAGAACGCTTACGAAGCTTGTTGCAACGATGCGCCGAACTGGATAAGGAAGAGACGGCATTGCAGAACGAATGGACGCGACTTACAGAACAGATCGAACAGCTGGAACAAGAGTTGATGGAAGAAGCGTGATTTTTCGAAAGGGTGGGTATGGGAAAAGAAAAGGTTCTCGTTGTTGAGGACGAGGAAGATATTCAGGAACTGCTGGCCTATAATTTAACTAAAGAAGGCTACGAGGTCTATCGCGCCGACACCGGCGAGATGGGGCTGGAACAATTCCGAAGTAAAAACCCCGACCTGGTTTTACTGGACCTGATGTTGCCGGGTTTGAGCGGACTCGAGGTGTGTCGCAAGATTCGGGAGGATTCCAAACATGCCAATGTGCCTATAGTTATGTTGACAGCCAAGGGCGAAGAGTCGGATGTGGTGAAGGGGCTGGAGTTGGGCGCGGACGATTACGTTACCAAACCCTTCAGTTTGAAGGTGCTCATCACGCGCATTCGCGCGGTATTGCGTCGCAGTCCACAGAAAACGGATGAATCGGGGCAGACGATGCATTTTCCCGACCTGGAGATCAACCTGGACAAGCATGAGGTTCGCGTGAAGGAAAAGAACGTGACGCTGACCCTGTCTGAGTTCAGCATTCTGCATGCGCTGGCGCAACGCCCTGGCTGGGTGTTCACGCGCTCCCAGATCGTCAACTGGATTCGCGGCGACGACTATGCGGTGACAGACCGGTCGATCGATTTCCAGATCGTGGGATTGCGGAAAAAACTGGGCGCGGTGGCGCATTATGTCGAGACGGTTCGCGGCGTGGGTTATCGCTTCAAGGATTTCAACGAAGAGTGATTTTTCTGATAGATTAAGAGACGAACGTTTTCAAAAGCGAAGAAATATCAAATGCCCAAGCAAAGAAAATTCAAACGCAACTACCCGGCCTATTTTCTGATGCCATTTTTGATCGTGGCTGGAGCGTCCTGGTTTTTGCTGATCGCAATCAAGGAGCGTCTGATTGAAAACGCCTATCAGAATTTAGAGCATGAGGCGCTTCTGGTTGCCGGGCAATCAGCGGGATTATTTTCGGAAGGAAAGAAGCAGTTCGTTCAGGAGATCGTCCGTAAATGGGAAACGGACACCGGTCAACGCTACACCCTGGTCGACCCGACGGGTAAGGCGCTGGCGGACTCAAGAGAAGTTCCGGATCGAATGGAAAATCACGCCGGTCGGCCGGAGTTTCAAGAAGCGATGGCGCGAAAAACCGCGCGATCCGTTTATGAGGAACCGCATGGCGACACGCAGTGGTTTGTCGTCGCCTCGCCGATATTGTCTGGAGAAAAATTGAAAGGGGCGATCATCGTCTCTTCCCTGCAGAGCAAGGCGACGGATGAGTGGAAGGACTGGGTTGTCTGGTCGCTGGTCAGTTTTGGCGTCGCCGGTTCTTTGCTGGTCTGGGCGATCGGTTTCACCTCCCGGCAAATCTGGCAGAATTTTTTGAAGATAGAAAAAGTTGCGGGTCGTTTTTCTTCAGGAGAGGTCGCCGCCGAGTTGTCCACCCGTGAAAGGGATGAATTTGACGGCGTGTCCATGGCGCTCAATCAAATGTCGCAGTCCATGAACGAACGCATTCAGGAACTGACTTCCCAGCGCAACGAGGTCGAAGCGATCTTGTCGAGTATGGTGGAGGGCGTGCTGGCAGTCGACCCGCAGGAAAAAATACTTCGCGTCAACGACGCGGCAAGCCGTTTGTTCGGCGTCAATGCGGCGGATGTTTGCGGTCGTCGATTCCAGGAAGCATTTCGCAACACCGAGTTGAGAAATTTTATCAAGCAGGCTTTGGAGAGTTCGCAACCCATCGACGCGGAGTTCCTGGTGCAGAGCGACGGGGAGAAGATCGTTCATGCCAGAGGCACGTCTCTCAAGGGCGCCCACAACAACAGCATTGGCATGTTGGCGGTTTTGAACGACGTGACGGAATTGCGGCGCCTGGAAAATATCAGAAAAGATTTTGTCGCCAATGTCTCGCATGAACTCAAGACCCCGGTGACGGCGATCAAGGGATGCGTTGAAACTCTGTTGCAGGAGGCTTCACCCGACCCTGATATGTCTCAGAGATTTCTGAATATTGTCCTCAAGCAGGCGGACCGTCTCAACGCCATCATTGACGATCTTCTCAGTCTTTCCCGCATTGAAAAAGATTCCGAGGATCAAGAGATTGCGCTTGAAGACGCCTCGGTCTTGAGCGTGTTGAAGTCCGCGGTTCAGGCAAGTTCGATCATGGCGGAAAATCATGGTATTGAAATTGAACTGGACTGCGATTCGAATTTATCGGCGCGTATGAATCCACAACTGATCGAGGAAGCGATCGTGAACTTGTTGCAAAACGCCATTCGCTACAGCGGAGACGGCAAGCGCGTTCGGGTCAGCGTCCACGAGAAAAACGAAAACCTGATGATCTGCGTGCAGGATTGGGGCATTGGCATCGAACCCAGACATCATGCGCGCATCTTTGAACGATTTTATCGCGTCGACAGGGCGCGCAGTCGCAAGCTGGGCGGCACCGGACTTGGCTTGTCGATCGTCAAACACATCTCCCTTGCCCATCAAGGGAGCGTTTCTTTGGAAAGTTCTCCCGGCCGGGGAAGCCGATTCTGCATCCATATTCCCATTTAGTTCCCTCCATTTTTCCCTCTTCAATCTAACAAAAAACTAATACTTGCCTCATCAAAGGCAAATGTTTGTTTTCTATTCTGCTCTCGTTGGAACACAAAAGCGCATTCAGGCGCGTTGACCCTTGCGGTCCAATGCGCATTGATATTGTTGAAGCACGCTATAAATCTAAGGAGAGAAAATGGAAAAAACGAAGAACAAGTTGTTAAAACCTCTGGCCTGTTTGACCTTGGCGGCGGCCTGTCTGATTCCCGCAACCTCGTCTGCATTGACAAGCGAGGAGTTGCGGGTCATGGCGATGGAAGAACGAATCGGCGCTAATTCTGAAAAGTTGAGTATTCTGGATCGATTTTCTTTCAACGGCGATTTCCGCATGAGAATGGAAAATATCAATGCGGATCTTCAGAATGCAAATACCACCGGTGATCGAACGCGATTGCGAATCCGCTTTCGTATTGGCGGAGATTTTCATCTCGCCGAGAATCTGGATGTGGGTTTTAGACTCGCGGGAGGCGGTATCAATAATCCAACTTCCACGAACATCACGCTGGACAACACGGCGGGCACCAAGGATTTTGATCTCGACCGCGCATTCGCAAAATGGACTCCGGGGCAATTTGAATTGATCGCGGGTAAGTTCGGCGTTCCCTACCTCAAGTCTGAAATGATCTTCGACAGCGACCTTAGCCTCGAAGGATTCTCTGAGAAATACACTCACAAAGCAGGCGACACCACAATGAGCATGGCTCTCGGACAGTATGTCGTGGAAGAAACAGGCGATTCTCTGGATAGCGATGTTTTCATGATCGCGTATCAGGGGCAATTGGAGCATAAGGTTTCTGCCGGCAAATTGGTTCTGGCGCTGAGCTACTACGACTTCGCTAACCTGCAAGGCTCTGCAGTGACCAACAACGCGGGCGCAGGTCGAAGAAATACCATCGCTGGCGGCGTTTACTCCTTTGACTTCAATATTTTTGAAGTTGCGGCGCAATTCAAGACCGATGTGATGGGCAAACCGACGACCTTTATCTACGGCAATGCCACCAACACCGCAGATGGCGTTAACAACGATCAGGCATGGGAAGCGGGCGTGAAAATTGGCAAAGCCAGGGATTTTGGCGATTGGGAGGCCAAGGCCCTCTATCGAGTGACCGAAGCCGATGCCGTGTTCTCAGCCTGGAACGATTCTGATTTTCATGGCGGCGGCGTGAACTCAGAAGGCGTGGAACTGGGAGTTAAAGTGGGTTTGTACAAAGGCGTTGTTCTTTCTGTCAGCCAGTTCTTTACGGATGAAGAATCCGGAGCGGCTGAGAAACACGAATTGACCCATGTTGATCTGGTCTTGAAATTCTAAGGTCATTGAAAACATTGGTTTTTATAGGTTTGATGGCGATGTTTTTTGGGCTGAAGGGGTTAAGCGCTCTCCTCCAAGAGTCCCTCGTGCAAGGCTTTAGTCCTTGCGTCGAGGGGGCCCCAACCCTTCATCTCAGTTAAATAATTATCATGTCCTAATCAAATCCTAACAAACGAAGGTTATCTTTTTAATCAACAGGAGAAATAAATCAATGAAAGCAAAATTTAAAGTATTCAGCGTGGTGGCGGTTTCGATGTGGATGGCGACGAGCTTTCCTGCAAGCTCCAACGCGATTGAAGTGGACCCCAAATTGCCAAGCTACGCGAAGGTTCAGGGAGTCAGCGGCAACTTGAACAGCGTGGGTTCGGACACCTTGAACAATCTGATGACCTTCTGGAGCGAGAAATTTGGCGAGTTTTATCCCAACGTCAATATCCAGGTCGAAGGCAAAGGCTCCTCCACGGCTCCCCCAGCGTTGATTTCTGCGGTATCTCAATTAGGACCGATGTCCCGAAGAATGAAAAATACGGAAGTGGATGAATTCGAAGCGCGTTTCGGTTACAAGCCGATGGAAATTCGCGTTGCGGTTGATGCGCTTGCCGTCTTCGTTAATAAAGATAACCCGATCAAAGGCTTGAACATGGCGCAGGTGGATTCGGCGTTTTCCAGCACCCGTCGTCAAGGTTATAAAGAAGTGACGACCTGGGGCGATCTGGGCATGACCGGCGACTGGGCGGGACGCAAGGTGAGTCTGTTTGGTCGCAACTCGGCTTCGGGAACCTACGGTTACTTCAAGAAATACGTATTGAAAAAAGGCGATTACAAGAATGAAGTGAAAGAGCAACCCGGTTCTGCTTCTGTTGTGCAAGGCGTGAGCGTGGATCGATATGCGCTGGGTTACAGCGGAATCGGTTATCAAACGTCCAATGTGCGCGCGCTCCCTCTCGCAGAATCCGGTACGGATTATGTCGAAGCGACGCCTGAAAATTCTCTGACGGGCGATTATCCTCTGGCGCGTTTTCTTTATGTGTACGTCAACAAAGCGCCCGGCAAACCCCTCAACCCGCTGACGCTTGAGTTCTTTAAAATGGTTTTGTCTAAAGAAGGGCAAAAGGTTGTGGCAAAAGGCGGTTATTACCCAATCCCGGCGAATGTAGCCGCCGAAGATCTGGCGCTATTGTCAGGGTCGGCTCCCGTTAACTAGGATGTCCAAAACACCTTCATCAGATAGTTCGGCCGAGGCGACCGCGCAAGCGAGTCGTCCGGCCTCTTCCATTTTTGATACCACTCTTTCCAAGGCGAAGCTGAAACGACGCCTTGCCGACAAGATCGCATCGGGAGTGGTCACGCTTGGCGGGACGATCATCATCTTTTCGATCCTTGCCATCCTGCTGGTCATCGTCATCGAAGCGCTTCCTTTGTTTCAAGACCCCACGGTAGAGCTCAAAGAGAAGAAAGCGGGCGCGGTGCAAGAGCCGACCTATGGACTCGGAGTGGATGAATATCAGAAAGTCGCTTACGTTATTGGAAGCGAAGGCATTCAGTTTTTCAATCTCCCCGACTGGCATCCGGCCGACGCGATTCCATTAAATCAATTGCAGGGAGCGACAATCACTGGAGCCGCGCACTCGCCCAATGGCGCGGCGGCGCTGGGTCTGTCCAATGGAAGCGTTCTACCCGTGACAATGGCATTTGATGTGGTCTATGGGGAGGATCAGAAAACGGTTCAGCCGCGCCTGGATGAAGGGGACGCTCTGGTGATGAGCGAGACGGGACAGCCGATCACCGTCGTTGGATTTTCCAAACGGGAGGCTCAAACGACGATCGCCGCCGGCACGGGCGGTAACGAGATTTCCACGGCGCAGATTAAAGTGAAACGTTCTTTGATGGGTGGCGTGAAAAGAAAAGTCAAGCAAGCCCATTGGAATCTTCCTGTACAAGGCGAGATAACGGCTCTGGCGGTGGACGTATCCGGTAACAGCGTGTTGGTTGGAACCTCTTCCGGTCAAATTCTGAAAGTCAACATCAACAGCGAAGACCCGAAAAATGCAATCTTTGTCGTCGGCGCGACGGCGAATTCCGGCGTGGGCGTTTCCTTCCTGAATTTTTTAAACGGCGGCTACACCTTGATCGTAGGCGACACCGAAGGGCGAATCAAATCCTACCATCTCGATAAAGACCATCCCGCCGGAAAATTGAAGCATATCTACGAATTCGATAAAAATCAGTCGCCCCCGCGCGCCATGACAATCTCCCTGCGCGACAAGGGATTTTTCACAGCTTCCGAAGATGGGAGTATTGAATACCGTTACGGCACAACGGGAGAAACCCAGTTTTCCATCGACGGCTCAAAAGGCGTCTATTTCACCCAGCTTGCATTGTCGCCCAAGAACAACGCCTTGCTGGCGTTGGATACGAAAGGCGATTTTTATCACTGGGACGTCGACAACCCGCACCCTTCCATTTCTTTGAAAGGCCTGTTTGGCAAGATCTGGTACGAAGGGCACGACGAACCCAAGTACATTTGGCAGTCGACCGGCGGGAGCGATGATTTCGAATCCAAATACAGTTTGATGCCCCTGATTTTTGGCACGATGAAAGGAACTTTTTACGCGATGGTTTTTGCTCTGCCTTTGGCATTGCTTGCGGCGTTCTATTCATCCCAGTTCATGCATCCGCGTTTGAACGAGATCACCAAACCGGCTGTTGAATTGATGGCGACCCTTCCGACGGTTGCATTGGGCTTTGTCGGGGCGTTGATCGTCGCGCCGCTTCTCGAAAAATATTTTGTTGGTTTTGTTCTGTTCCCATTATTGGCGATGTTGTTTGCATTTTTGGGATGGTGGAGCGAACGGCGCTGGAAACTGGGTCAGCGTTGCGGTCTCAAGCCGGGAATGGAAATGATACTCCTTTTTCCTCTGGTGCTCCTCGGAGCCGTTGGTTCGATTTATATCGGCGGGCAAATGGAGCAGGGACTCATGGATGGTGATTTCAGATACTGGTTGCTTGAATTGTTTCAAATCAATTACGACCAGAGAAATGCGCTTGTCGTCGGCATTGCGATGGGTTTTGCCATTGTGCCCTTGATCTTCACGATCGCCGAGGATTCATTGTCCAATGTACCGTTTCATCTGAGGGCCGGTTCGCTGGCGCTGGGCGCGACGCCCTGGCAGACAGCGGTGAAAGTCATTTTACCCGTCGCCCTGCCCGGAATATTCTCCGCCGTGATGATTGGGTTTGGAAGAGCCGTTGGCGAGACCATGATCGTGCTGATGGCGACCGGCAACACGCCTATCATGGACTGGAGCGTGTTCAATGGATTTCGCGCAATGTCCGCCAATATCGCCGTGGAATTACCCGAGGCGCCTGAAGGGGGGTCGCTCTACCGAGTCCTCTTCCTGATGGCGTTTCTCTTGTTCATCATTACCTTTGCGACGAATACCGTAGCCGAACTGGTTCGACTGAAACTGAGACAAAAATTCAAAGCCTTATGAAAAAAAGTATCTGGAAAACAGGCGATCTCTTTATCTGGCTCACAGGCGTGTGTCTGGCCTTTGCCTTGTTTCTTGTCGTCGCTCTTTTGTTGAATTTATTGGTGAACGGGGTCTCGGCATTCTGGCCGTCGCCTTTGCACAGTTTTGCGCTTGAAGGCGGACGAGCCGAACTGGGTTCCGTCACCATGAAGGAAATCATTCCCAACCATTCAAAGACCGACGCAGACCGCTTTCGTACGCAGATCAAACGAGGCAACCGCGATCTGGACAACTCGGACTATATCTGGATGGACGACGATAAAATCAAGTCAACCACGCTGGAGCTCAATGCCGTTGCTCTTGAGCGCAGGGAATGGGGCGATCTCTATGGTTTTCTGGAAGCCTATAAAGAAGACGGAAAGGTGATCGCCGAAGGATTTGAAAATACCTTGTCAGCCATTAAAAGCCGTTTGCCGGGGATGAACGATTTGGTGGCGGAATTGGATAAGGTATCTAAAGACGACGTCGGAAAGATCAATTACTATCTCGAAAAAAACCGCATTCGCTTGAACCGTCTCAAAAGAGACAACGCGGACGCGGGCGAGATCGCCGAAGTGGAGCAGGCGATTGCGGAACTGAACAGCGAGTACAAAGGGCTGGAGAAACAACTCGCGGAGTTGCGATCCAGAATGAAGGGGGATGTGATCGTTAAAACGGCCTCAGGGGCCACAACCTCCGTCGCGCTTGAAAAAATAATCAAGATTCATCTTCCAAATACCTTTGGATTTTTTGACAAGCTTGGATTTTTCATCGACAAGTTCGCTCGATTTCTTTACGAAGACCCGCGCGAGTCGAATACGGAAGGCGGCGTGTTCCCTGCCATTTTCGGCACGGTCATGATGGTTTTGCTAATGAGTCTGATCGCCGCGCCGCTTGGCGTTCTTGCTGGATTTTATTTGAGAGAATACGCCAAGCCGGGGCTGTTTGTGAGCATGATACGGATCGCCGTGAACAATCTGGCGGGTGTTCCTTCCATTGTATTTGGCGTGTTTGGAGTGGGTTTTTTCATCTACTTCGTTGGCGGCGGTATCGACCGGTTTTTCTATGAGGACGCCTTGCCCGCTCCCACTTTTGGCACCGGCGGCATTCTCTGGGCTTCGTTGACGATGGCTTTGCTGACGGTTCCTGTGGTGATCGTTTCAACGGAAGAAGGGCTGGCTTCGGTTTCTCGCGGGGTGCGCGAAGCGTCTCTGGCCCTGGGCGCGACGAAATGGGAGACGTCCTGGCGCGTGGTTTTACCTGCAGTGATGCCTTCAATTTTGACCGGTTTGATTTTGGCGATGGCCCGCGCCGCAGGCGAAGTCGCTCCCTTAATGATAACCGGGGTCGTTAAATTGGCTCCCTCCCTGCCCGTCGACGGATTCTGGCCGTTCTTGCATCTTGACAGAAAGTTCATGCACCTTGGCTTTCATATTTTTGACGTTGGTTTTCAGTCGCCAAACGTGGATGCCGCACGACCCATGGTGTTCGCCACCACATTGCTGTTGATCATGATCATATTGTGTCTGAACCTCTCCGCCATCTGGTTGCGCAAACGTTTGAGAAGAAAATTGGAGATAAGTGCGGTATGATAACCATTGAAAATAAAATCATGAAAAATCAAATGAGCTTTTCGACCAAAGATAAACAAGAAGAAAAGAAGGCCCAGTCTTTAAAGCAGGAAGTCGCGGTGCACATCAATCGCGTTTCGTTTTATTACGGTTCCAAGCAGGCCCTCAACGAAATCGAGATGATCATCCCCAAGAATAAAGTGACGGCCTTCATCGGTCCTTCCGGTTGCGGAAAGTCGACTTTGCTTCGCTGTTTGAATCGCATGAACGATTTGGTGGACAACACCCGGCTGGAGGGCGAAATCAATATCGGCGGCTTGAATGTGTATTCGCCGAGTATGGACGTCAGCGATTTGCGCAAGAGCGTTGGAATGGTGTTTCAGAAATTCAATCCTTTCCCCAAGTCGATTTTTGAAAACGTTGCTTACGGCCCGCGCATTCACGGTTTGAGCAATAAGAATGAACTGGAGGAAATTGTCGAAAACAGTCTCAAGCGCGTGGCGCTTTGGGATGAGGTGAAGGATCGCGTACATGAAAGCGCCTTGCAATTGTCTGGCGGTCAGCAACAGCGCTTGTGCATCGCCCGGGCGATCGCGGTGGAACCTGAAGTGTTGTTGATGGACGAACCCTGTTCCGCTCTTGACCCGATCGCTACGGCGCGAATTGAAGAGTTGATCGTTGAGTTGAAATCTCAGTACACCATCATCATCGTGACGCACAACATGCAACAGGCGGCCCGGATTGCAGATTACACAGGCTTCCTGTTCATGGGAGAATTGATCGAGTTTGACGACACAGAGCTTATTTTTAGAAAACCCAAAGAGAAGAAAACAGAAGATTATATCACCGGTCGGTTTGGATAAGGATTGAATCCATGGCTAGGCACCCGTTGCATCTCGAAAGAGAAATCACTCGTTTAAAAGATCTGATCCTGTCTCTCGGCACCAAGGTTGAAGAGAACGTCCAGAACTCCGTCAAGTCTCTCGTGGAGCGGCAGACGGAACTGGCGATGAAGGTCATTGAATCGGATACGGAAATCGACCAGATGGAAGTTGAGGTGGAAGAGGAATGTCTGAAAATTCTCGCCTTGTATCAACCCGTCGCCAATGATTTGAGATTCATCGTTTCCATATTAAAGATCAATCAGGATCTGGAGAGAGTCGGAGACCTGTCTTCCAACGTCGCGGAACGCGCCGTTTTTCTGGCCTCGAAGGAAGACCTGCCCATCCCTCAGGAAATTCACTTGATGGCGGACAAGGTGAAAGAAATGTTGAAGGAAAGTTTGAACGCTTTCGTCAACGCCGACGCGCTGATGGCGCGTAACGTTTGCGCCAAGGACGACGAGGTGGATGATTTGAATCGGGAAATGTACGTGCAGATG
This window of the Candidatus Nitrohelix vancouverensis genome carries:
- a CDS encoding response regulator transcription factor, with the translated sequence MGKEKVLVVEDEEDIQELLAYNLTKEGYEVYRADTGEMGLEQFRSKNPDLVLLDLMLPGLSGLEVCRKIREDSKHANVPIVMLTAKGEESDVVKGLELGADDYVTKPFSLKVLITRIRAVLRRSPQKTDESGQTMHFPDLEINLDKHEVRVKEKNVTLTLSEFSILHALAQRPGWVFTRSQIVNWIRGDDYAVTDRSIDFQIVGLRKKLGAVAHYVETVRGVGYRFKDFNEE
- a CDS encoding PAS domain S-box protein, which translates into the protein MPKQRKFKRNYPAYFLMPFLIVAGASWFLLIAIKERLIENAYQNLEHEALLVAGQSAGLFSEGKKQFVQEIVRKWETDTGQRYTLVDPTGKALADSREVPDRMENHAGRPEFQEAMARKTARSVYEEPHGDTQWFVVASPILSGEKLKGAIIVSSLQSKATDEWKDWVVWSLVSFGVAGSLLVWAIGFTSRQIWQNFLKIEKVAGRFSSGEVAAELSTRERDEFDGVSMALNQMSQSMNERIQELTSQRNEVEAILSSMVEGVLAVDPQEKILRVNDAASRLFGVNAADVCGRRFQEAFRNTELRNFIKQALESSQPIDAEFLVQSDGEKIVHARGTSLKGAHNNSIGMLAVLNDVTELRRLENIRKDFVANVSHELKTPVTAIKGCVETLLQEASPDPDMSQRFLNIVLKQADRLNAIIDDLLSLSRIEKDSEDQEIALEDASVLSVLKSAVQASSIMAENHGIEIELDCDSNLSARMNPQLIEEAIVNLLQNAIRYSGDGKRVRVSVHEKNENLMICVQDWGIGIEPRHHARIFERFYRVDRARSRKLGGTGLGLSIVKHISLAHQGSVSLESSPGRGSRFCIHIPI
- a CDS encoding PstS family phosphate ABC transporter substrate-binding protein — protein: MKAKFKVFSVVAVSMWMATSFPASSNAIEVDPKLPSYAKVQGVSGNLNSVGSDTLNNLMTFWSEKFGEFYPNVNIQVEGKGSSTAPPALISAVSQLGPMSRRMKNTEVDEFEARFGYKPMEIRVAVDALAVFVNKDNPIKGLNMAQVDSAFSSTRRQGYKEVTTWGDLGMTGDWAGRKVSLFGRNSASGTYGYFKKYVLKKGDYKNEVKEQPGSASVVQGVSVDRYALGYSGIGYQTSNVRALPLAESGTDYVEATPENSLTGDYPLARFLYVYVNKAPGKPLNPLTLEFFKMVLSKEGQKVVAKGGYYPIPANVAAEDLALLSGSAPVN
- a CDS encoding ABC transporter permease subunit encodes the protein MSKTPSSDSSAEATAQASRPASSIFDTTLSKAKLKRRLADKIASGVVTLGGTIIIFSILAILLVIVIEALPLFQDPTVELKEKKAGAVQEPTYGLGVDEYQKVAYVIGSEGIQFFNLPDWHPADAIPLNQLQGATITGAAHSPNGAAALGLSNGSVLPVTMAFDVVYGEDQKTVQPRLDEGDALVMSETGQPITVVGFSKREAQTTIAAGTGGNEISTAQIKVKRSLMGGVKRKVKQAHWNLPVQGEITALAVDVSGNSVLVGTSSGQILKVNINSEDPKNAIFVVGATANSGVGVSFLNFLNGGYTLIVGDTEGRIKSYHLDKDHPAGKLKHIYEFDKNQSPPRAMTISLRDKGFFTASEDGSIEYRYGTTGETQFSIDGSKGVYFTQLALSPKNNALLALDTKGDFYHWDVDNPHPSISLKGLFGKIWYEGHDEPKYIWQSTGGSDDFESKYSLMPLIFGTMKGTFYAMVFALPLALLAAFYSSQFMHPRLNEITKPAVELMATLPTVALGFVGALIVAPLLEKYFVGFVLFPLLAMLFAFLGWWSERRWKLGQRCGLKPGMEMILLFPLVLLGAVGSIYIGGQMEQGLMDGDFRYWLLELFQINYDQRNALVVGIAMGFAIVPLIFTIAEDSLSNVPFHLRAGSLALGATPWQTAVKVILPVALPGIFSAVMIGFGRAVGETMIVLMATGNTPIMDWSVFNGFRAMSANIAVELPEAPEGGSLYRVLFLMAFLLFIITFATNTVAELVRLKLRQKFKAL
- the pstA gene encoding phosphate ABC transporter permease PstA encodes the protein MKKSIWKTGDLFIWLTGVCLAFALFLVVALLLNLLVNGVSAFWPSPLHSFALEGGRAELGSVTMKEIIPNHSKTDADRFRTQIKRGNRDLDNSDYIWMDDDKIKSTTLELNAVALERREWGDLYGFLEAYKEDGKVIAEGFENTLSAIKSRLPGMNDLVAELDKVSKDDVGKINYYLEKNRIRLNRLKRDNADAGEIAEVEQAIAELNSEYKGLEKQLAELRSRMKGDVIVKTASGATTSVALEKIIKIHLPNTFGFFDKLGFFIDKFARFLYEDPRESNTEGGVFPAIFGTVMMVLLMSLIAAPLGVLAGFYLREYAKPGLFVSMIRIAVNNLAGVPSIVFGVFGVGFFIYFVGGGIDRFFYEDALPAPTFGTGGILWASLTMALLTVPVVIVSTEEGLASVSRGVREASLALGATKWETSWRVVLPAVMPSILTGLILAMARAAGEVAPLMITGVVKLAPSLPVDGFWPFLHLDRKFMHLGFHIFDVGFQSPNVDAARPMVFATTLLLIMIILCLNLSAIWLRKRLRRKLEISAV
- a CDS encoding phosphate ABC transporter ATP-binding protein, with product MITIENKIMKNQMSFSTKDKQEEKKAQSLKQEVAVHINRVSFYYGSKQALNEIEMIIPKNKVTAFIGPSGCGKSTLLRCLNRMNDLVDNTRLEGEINIGGLNVYSPSMDVSDLRKSVGMVFQKFNPFPKSIFENVAYGPRIHGLSNKNELEEIVENSLKRVALWDEVKDRVHESALQLSGGQQQRLCIARAIAVEPEVLLMDEPCSALDPIATARIEELIVELKSQYTIIIVTHNMQQAARIADYTGFLFMGELIEFDDTELIFRKPKEKKTEDYITGRFG
- the phoU gene encoding phosphate signaling complex protein PhoU, whose protein sequence is MARHPLHLEREITRLKDLILSLGTKVEENVQNSVKSLVERQTELAMKVIESDTEIDQMEVEVEEECLKILALYQPVANDLRFIVSILKINQDLERVGDLSSNVAERAVFLASKEDLPIPQEIHLMADKVKEMLKESLNAFVNADALMARNVCAKDDEVDDLNREMYVQMEEAMRRNPERISGYIHILSASRYLERIADHATNVAEDVIYLAEGEIIRHRTNMRGE